The DNA segment TTTAACTTTTTATTTCTATGACACCATAGAAAGATACTATCAACAATCAACACCACAGTATGTCCGTTGAATTTGAATATTTTTCTTTGCTTAAAGTCTTATTTCCTATACCTTTTGCACTGTGAATCGCTCTATTGAATGCATTGCGCCCAACAGCTTTGAACAAGAACATCACTTTTATCCCAAAGCCCTCAATGCTCAACTGCATCCCATGGTAAGTTATTTTTTTAACATGAGCCATGAACGGATCATCAAACGTTACAAGCACTTAAATCCAAAAGTTGACTCAGAGGTTTTAAGTCAGATGTTAAGCTACAAATGTAAATATTATTTTTGGGGTGGCTCGGATTTGTTTTACGTGACCACCGAATCCGGCAATAAAAAAATGGTGGTTTTGGAAACCAACTCATGCCCTTCTGGACAAAAATCCATGCCGCAGCGGGGTGATGAATCCGACGAGTATCGCGGCTATCGTTTTCTGATCCAACAGTCTTTTTTACCCTTGCTTAAAAAAAAGCGTTTGATTGATGGGGCTTTGGCGGTGATTTACGATAAAAACTACATGGAAGTTTCTGGTTATGCTGCTGCCTTAGCTGACTTGACCCAAGAAAAGGTTTATCTGGTTCCTTTTTACTCAGATGATGATCAAAACAATGTCTGGATGGATGACGGTGTTTTAACAATCAATAGCCATCAAGGAAAAAATATCCCTATTCGGGCGGCATTTAGGTATGTCACGCAAAAACCCTGGAACCGAATTCCACCCATTTGCAAAACTTTGATTTACAATTCCACCTTAATTTGTCTTGCCGGCGGAAGAAATAAACTCTTGGCCAACAAAGCCTATGAACTGTTTAATTCTGAACTGGCAGGCACGGGGTTAAAAATCAATACGCCTGAAACCATTAAAGATGTTTATAAAACTGAAGTTCCTTTATGGGTCAAACGTTTTGGCGGCAAGGCCGTGATTAAAATTCCCTACAGCAATGCCGGACAAGGCGTATTTACCATCACCAATGATGACGAGCTTGCCAACTTTATGCAGCAAGAGCATGCCTACGATCAGTTCATTGTGCAAAGCCTCATTGGTCATTATGCCTGGAGCTCCAATAGCGCGCAAGGCAAGTATTTTCACGTGGGCACCTTGCCCAATAAAAAAGGCAATATCTATATTGCTGACCTACGCATGATGGTTTGCGCTTCAGACACAGGCTTTTCTCCTTGTGCGCTCTACGCAAGACGGGCTAAAAAACCTCTGGAAGCCTCGTTTAGTGGCAACAGTTGGGATGTCTTGGGCACCAATCTTTCTATTAAACTGGAAAACAATCAATGGTCTTCCGATACATCACGTTTGATGCTATTGGATAGAAAAGATTTTAACATGTTGGGTATAGGCATGGATGACTTGATTGAAGGCTATATTCAAACCCTGTTAACCATCATAGCCATTGATAAAATGGCAAAAAATTTAGTGAACAAAAAAGGTCAGTTTAGGATGAAATTGTTCAAGTCTCTGGACAACGATGCTTCCTTGCTCAAGGAGATTTGTATTTAAATGACAGCCATAAAAATCATAAAAACCAAAGAAGATTTAAACATTTCTTCACTCAAGCGTGGAGAAATTCATCGTTTGCATATTCAATTGTCCGATAACGCTTTGGGTGTGCCCTGGCGCATACCGGTGATTATTTTACGCGGCGCCCATAAAGGTCCTACCGTAGGTATCACCGCAGCTTTGCATGGCGATGAACTCAATGGTATTTCCACCATTTTTAAACTCACTGAGAAAATTGATCCCAAACAGCTGTCTGGAACTCTGGTTTTGGTCCCCATCAGCAATACACCGGGTTATCTCATGAACCAACGTTATTTTTCTGACAACCAAGACCTTAATCGCATTATGCCAGGCAAAGCTGTGGGTAAAACCAGTCAGCTTTATGCCCACTACTTTATAAAAAAACTGGTGAGCAAGTTTGATTATTTACTGGATTTGCACACAGCCAGCCATGGACGCGTCAACAGTTTGTACATTAGAGCAGATTTAGAAAACGATGCTTGTCGGACTTTGGCCTATCTACAAAACCCACATATCATTGTGCAAAAATATGACGTGGAGGGTACCCTGCGGGCCTGGGCCAATGACAATAATATCCCAGCCATCACCATTGAAATTGGCAACCCCAACGCTTTTCAACACAATCTGATTGATGAAACCTTAGAAGGTATTTTAAATACTTTGCGCCATTTTCATATGATTAAAGGGAAAGTCAAAGACATGATTCATGAAAGCACCATTTGCGATCACTCTTTTTGGATTTACTCTACCCGCGGCGGCATTGTTGATGTTTTGCCGCAACTCACCGATGAAGTCAAGGCCGGCCAAGTCATTGCCCATGTATACAATGTGTTTGGCGAAATAAAAGAAAAAGTGGTCAGCGAAAAAGCTGGCATTGTGATTGGTAAAAATGT comes from the bacterium genome and includes:
- a CDS encoding succinylglutamate desuccinylase/aspartoacylase family protein, with the translated sequence MTAIKIIKTKEDLNISSLKRGEIHRLHIQLSDNALGVPWRIPVIILRGAHKGPTVGITAALHGDELNGISTIFKLTEKIDPKQLSGTLVLVPISNTPGYLMNQRYFSDNQDLNRIMPGKAVGKTSQLYAHYFIKKLVSKFDYLLDLHTASHGRVNSLYIRADLENDACRTLAYLQNPHIIVQKYDVEGTLRAWANDNNIPAITIEIGNPNAFQHNLIDETLEGILNTLRHFHMIKGKVKDMIHESTICDHSFWIYSTRGGIVDVLPQLTDEVKAGQVIAHVYNVFGEIKEKVVSEKAGIVIGKNVIPNCDAGSRLLHLGVDYIKPKANNIPGNTAYSTKA